Proteins from a single region of Allofrancisella inopinata:
- a CDS encoding 4'-phosphopantetheinyl transferase family protein, whose amino-acid sequence MLTKFNYHQKNIEGTDLFLLDVNDNKHLVDESIIPDNQLSDIQKYKIEFDHLKRLVSRSFLYIYLESKYQISNYELTYNEYKKPYLKFHQNINFSISYSKEYILIAVSDKCQVGTDIEYIDKSINHNELKDVIMHPEEISHYNQLKEDLDKINFFFEVFNIKESIIKGLGIGLYFDIKNINILNNHKTKLFHNIFKILQANFKTSLYLNKLNKSRHI is encoded by the coding sequence GTGCTTACAAAATTTAATTATCATCAAAAAAATATAGAAGGTACAGATTTATTTTTATTAGATGTAAATGATAATAAGCATTTAGTAGATGAAAGCATCATTCCAGATAATCAATTATCAGATATACAAAAGTATAAGATAGAATTTGATCATCTTAAAAGATTAGTATCAAGAAGCTTTCTATATATATATCTAGAAAGTAAATATCAAATAAGTAATTATGAGCTTACTTATAATGAGTATAAAAAACCATATTTAAAATTCCATCAAAATATAAACTTTAGTATTTCCTACTCAAAAGAATATATTTTAATAGCAGTAAGTGATAAGTGTCAGGTTGGTACTGACATTGAATACATTGATAAGAGCATTAATCATAATGAACTTAAAGATGTAATTATGCACCCAGAGGAAATTAGTCATTATAACCAACTAAAAGAAGATCTTGACAAAATCAACTTTTTTTTTGAAGTATTTAACATCAAAGAATCAATAATAAAAGGTTTAGGGATTGGGTTATACTTCGATATTAAAAACATCAATATTTTAAACAATCATAAAACAAAATTGTTCCATAATATTTTTAAAATATTACAGGCTAACTTTAAAACATCACTTTATCTAAATAAATTAAACAAAAGTAGACACATATGA
- a CDS encoding recombinase family protein yields the protein MLIGYARVSKVDGSQNLDLQIDALVKARVGQENIYHDHASGKNIKRPSLEACLKALRENDILVVWKLDRLGRSLHDLVNLIQKLSDKKVGLRVLTGKGADIDTSTPAGRMFFGFFAVLAEFERDLIVERTKAGLESARSRGKKGGRRFSLTKSQIRLAQAAMGNKETIVSELCEELGVTRPTLYRYVSPSGELREHAKRILNIKDSI from the coding sequence ATGTTGATAGGTTACGCAAGAGTTTCAAAAGTAGATGGATCTCAAAATTTAGATTTGCAAATTGATGCTTTAGTCAAAGCTAGAGTTGGCCAAGAAAATATTTATCATGATCATGCTTCTGGTAAAAATATTAAACGTCCATCTTTGGAAGCATGTTTAAAGGCTTTAAGAGAAAATGATATTTTAGTAGTTTGGAAGCTTGATCGCTTAGGAAGAAGCCTTCATGATTTAGTGAATTTAATTCAAAAGCTTTCTGATAAAAAAGTAGGGTTAAGAGTTCTTACTGGTAAAGGAGCAGATATTGATACATCAACTCCTGCAGGAAGAATGTTTTTTGGATTCTTTGCAGTGCTTGCAGAGTTTGAAAGAGATCTAATAGTTGAAAGAACAAAAGCTGGTCTTGAATCTGCTCGCTCAAGAGGTAAGAAAGGAGGCAGAAGGTTTTCCTTAACAAAGTCACAGATAAGACTTGCTCAAGCTGCAATGGGTAATAAAGAAACTATAGTAAGTGAGTTATGTGAAGAATTAGGAGTAACTAGACCAACTTTATATAGATATGTTAGCCCTAGTGGTGAATTAAGGGAACATGCTAAGCGTATCCTAAATATAAAAGATAGTATTTAG
- a CDS encoding Tn3 family transposase — MSTIERTAYPRYSSRRKIKSQELDNFYRLNSSEIRLMKKHARSDQYRLSFAIQLKTFQNLGYFIPLDNVPDEIINYIRKTSKFHYTQKYGYKKYKGDFSKALYNHREIIRKHMNITRWGKLENNGRHINLGLKSAVKLSYEISHSMNNIPDIINAVIESMIENNYELPSFYSLNRLVRHTRHLVNNKIFQQVFNRVNAQLDNRNKITELLKCQGDSYFSLFNNLKTQPQKLTKQNVYKFIEHSKWLDSLGNSNDYLDGIAQIKIEQFAEEAKILTIDEIKKMNIAKQYTYILSLVYLSKSNSLDAIANMLCKLVATGYKHAQDELEKKADENKDNSSHIASLLKSIVERSVDIKNPNIYAKWITDLISKSGGPEHIANKCNDVILTCGSESRVFLSKVLLNNQQNMFHTLIDTIDPQSSNNNKSLTDAIKFIQKNRTATREYFDQKIDLSFTVEFWKNRILKKINGRYKMNRKELITSVLDALVKGLNSGDVYVKGARNYSDYRAGLLPWDECLKYIDDYCNHLDLPSSPDDMFDYLNKKLIEKASNVDNDYLNNPAFTIDSSGRPILKKYDAKPILESAEKLESILKSRMPEHNLLDLLSNAEYYVEWTQECTSPQGYDVKLDSPIEKFILTTLSQGTGLGVTQTAKHIRGNISPRILSRVNQKHFSVKSLNKSIVRLVNFINEFPLIKAWGTGESCAADGTLEEIHDNNMVAEHHIRYGKKGGIAYHHVADNYIALFSTFIQCGVWEAIHIIDGLMKNASEVQPRIIHADTQGQSLPVFAFAYLFGIQLMPRIRNWKELKIYRQTKDSAYKNIDSLFCDSAINWDLIKLHWKDLMQVVLSVKYGKISSSFILSKLNSYNYKNKLYKAFQELGKVLRTIYLLDFMNDIELRQKVTDTTNKAESYNKLSDWIRFGSKKLVATNNPDEMEKSIKYNQLIANSIILQNVVDMSNILYELKQEGYSYTAEDLSYLSPYLTEHIKRFGELVLDLNTIPEKVDHIRDRELF; from the coding sequence ATGTCTACCATAGAAAGAACTGCTTACCCAAGATATTCATCTAGAAGAAAAATTAAGTCTCAAGAGCTCGATAATTTTTATAGACTTAACTCGAGTGAGATAAGGTTAATGAAAAAACATGCTCGTAGTGATCAATATAGATTAAGCTTTGCAATTCAATTAAAAACTTTTCAAAATTTAGGTTATTTCATACCCCTTGATAATGTACCTGATGAAATAATTAATTACATAAGAAAAACTTCTAAATTTCATTATACCCAAAAATATGGTTACAAAAAATATAAAGGTGATTTTTCTAAAGCACTTTATAACCATCGAGAAATTATTAGAAAGCATATGAACATCACAAGATGGGGGAAGTTGGAAAATAATGGTAGGCATATCAACCTTGGATTAAAAAGTGCAGTTAAACTTTCTTATGAAATATCACATAGCATGAATAATATTCCTGACATTATTAATGCAGTTATTGAGAGCATGATAGAAAACAACTATGAGCTTCCAAGTTTTTACAGTTTAAATAGACTTGTTAGACATACAAGACATTTAGTTAACAATAAAATATTTCAGCAAGTCTTTAATAGGGTAAATGCTCAATTAGATAATAGAAATAAAATTACAGAATTATTAAAATGCCAAGGAGACTCTTATTTTAGCTTATTCAATAACTTAAAAACGCAGCCACAGAAACTAACCAAACAAAATGTATACAAATTTATAGAACATTCAAAATGGTTAGATTCATTAGGAAACTCCAATGATTACCTTGATGGAATTGCTCAAATTAAAATAGAACAATTTGCTGAAGAAGCAAAAATTCTAACTATTGATGAAATCAAAAAAATGAATATAGCAAAACAATATACATATATACTATCCCTTGTATATTTGAGTAAATCTAACTCATTAGATGCTATTGCAAATATGCTATGTAAACTAGTAGCCACAGGATATAAGCATGCTCAGGATGAGTTAGAAAAGAAAGCTGATGAAAATAAAGATAATTCTTCCCATATAGCTTCTCTTTTAAAATCAATAGTTGAACGTAGTGTAGATATTAAGAATCCAAATATTTACGCTAAATGGATAACAGATTTAATTTCCAAGTCAGGAGGTCCTGAACATATAGCTAATAAATGTAATGATGTCATATTAACTTGTGGTTCTGAATCAAGAGTATTTCTATCAAAAGTACTTTTGAATAATCAACAAAATATGTTTCACACGCTTATAGATACCATAGATCCTCAATCATCTAATAATAACAAGTCCTTAACTGACGCAATAAAATTTATTCAAAAAAATAGAACAGCAACTCGTGAATATTTTGATCAAAAGATAGATTTATCATTTACTGTTGAATTTTGGAAAAATCGCATTCTTAAGAAAATAAATGGTCGTTATAAAATGAATCGAAAAGAGCTAATTACTAGTGTTCTTGATGCTTTGGTAAAAGGTCTAAATTCAGGAGATGTATATGTTAAAGGTGCTAGAAACTATAGTGACTATAGAGCAGGGTTATTACCTTGGGATGAATGCCTAAAGTATATAGACGATTATTGTAATCACCTTGATTTACCTAGCTCACCTGACGATATGTTTGACTATCTAAATAAAAAATTAATAGAAAAAGCTAGCAATGTAGATAATGATTATTTAAATAACCCCGCATTCACTATTGATTCTAGTGGCAGGCCTATTTTAAAAAAATATGATGCTAAGCCAATATTAGAAAGTGCTGAAAAACTGGAAAGTATTCTAAAGTCTCGAATGCCAGAGCATAACTTATTAGATTTACTATCAAATGCAGAATATTATGTTGAATGGACTCAAGAATGTACTTCACCACAAGGTTATGATGTTAAATTAGACAGCCCAATTGAAAAATTCATCCTAACAACTCTTTCACAAGGTACAGGGCTGGGAGTAACTCAAACTGCAAAGCATATTAGAGGCAATATTTCTCCGCGTATTTTATCAAGAGTAAATCAAAAACATTTTTCTGTTAAATCTCTTAATAAATCAATAGTTAGGCTGGTAAACTTTATTAACGAATTTCCTTTAATAAAAGCTTGGGGAACTGGTGAAAGCTGTGCAGCGGATGGAACTTTAGAAGAAATTCATGATAATAATATGGTAGCTGAACATCATATTCGCTACGGAAAGAAAGGAGGGATAGCCTATCATCATGTAGCTGATAATTATATAGCATTATTTTCAACATTTATTCAATGTGGCGTATGGGAAGCTATACACATAATAGATGGGCTAATGAAAAACGCTTCTGAGGTCCAGCCCAGAATTATACATGCTGACACTCAAGGACAGTCGTTACCAGTGTTTGCTTTTGCATATTTATTTGGAATTCAACTTATGCCAAGGATTAGAAATTGGAAAGAATTAAAGATTTATCGTCAAACAAAAGATTCTGCATATAAGAATATTGATAGTTTATTCTGTGACTCAGCTATTAATTGGGACTTAATAAAACTCCATTGGAAAGACTTAATGCAAGTAGTTTTATCTGTTAAATATGGAAAAATATCTTCCTCTTTCATATTAAGCAAGTTAAATTCATATAACTATAAAAACAAGCTATATAAGGCTTTTCAGGAGCTTGGAAAAGTATTGAGAACAATTTATTTGTTAGATTTTATGAATGATATTGAGCTTAGACAAAAAGTTACAGATACTACAAATAAAGCAGAATCATATAATAAATTATCTGACTGGATAAGATTTGGAAGCAAAAAGCTTGTTGCTACAAATAATCCAGATGAAATGGAGAAATCTATAAAGTATAATCAACTAATAGCTAATTCTATTATTCTCCAGAATGTTGTAGATATGTCGAATATACTTTATGAATTAAAACAAGAAGGATATAGCTATACAGCAGAAGATTTAAGCTATTTAAGCCCATACTTAACTGAACATATTAAGCGATTTGGAGAACTAGTTTTAGATCTGAATACAATACCTGAAAAGGTAGACCATATAAGAGATAGAGAGCTATTTTAA
- a CDS encoding (Fe-S)-binding protein has product MHELADIVTKGFNGSLKAEHGSGRNISPFAIVEWGEKCWNIMWQIKKLFDPKNILNPDVKLTHNKDLHIQNLKKLNVIGNEIDKCMECGFCEPVCPSRNLSLTPRQRNAVIRKIPTLADSDKQRWQKDFEYYGVKTCATTSLCKTRCPVDIDTGAFILKQKRQANKLVNHSQEINKAKQKVKLANLTGSIIGKTNLQKVTKVLHNHFKSIPIYLETMPKVQDVYFKNSITNNDNRVLLMPSCPNKIFASNKKYSKYPSQLVLEKLGFDVNYPEDLKDICCGQMYNSKANYAQQYRTQELFNNQNLGQYNYVVIDNSSCASFAKQQNIVLTDINSFIIENIDTTKLTKKFNKIALHIDCSTRKQNTDEKYINFLKLCCNEVILPERIYCCGFAGDKGFTTPELNASSLSSLADQIKGCDIGVSFNRSCQIGLSYHSGIEYISFVELILECISLDL; this is encoded by the coding sequence ATGCATGAGTTAGCAGATATAGTAACTAAAGGTTTTAATGGTTCACTAAAAGCTGAGCATGGCAGTGGAAGAAATATTTCGCCTTTTGCAATAGTAGAATGGGGAGAAAAGTGTTGGAACATCATGTGGCAAATAAAAAAGTTGTTTGACCCTAAAAATATTTTAAATCCTGACGTTAAGCTAACACATAATAAAGACTTACATATCCAAAATCTCAAAAAGCTTAATGTAATTGGAAATGAAATAGATAAGTGTATGGAGTGTGGGTTTTGTGAACCAGTGTGTCCTTCACGTAATTTAAGTCTTACTCCCCGCCAACGAAATGCTGTTATACGAAAGATACCTACTTTAGCAGATAGTGATAAACAAAGATGGCAAAAAGATTTTGAATATTATGGTGTGAAAACATGTGCAACTACAAGTTTATGTAAAACTAGATGCCCAGTTGACATAGATACAGGAGCTTTTATTTTAAAACAGAAAAGACAAGCTAATAAGTTAGTTAATCACTCTCAAGAAATTAACAAAGCTAAACAAAAAGTTAAACTGGCTAATTTAACTGGAAGTATCATCGGGAAGACAAATTTGCAAAAGGTAACTAAGGTTTTACATAATCACTTTAAATCTATACCGATATACTTAGAAACTATGCCTAAAGTTCAAGATGTATATTTTAAGAACTCAATCACCAATAATGATAATAGGGTATTACTAATGCCATCATGTCCTAATAAAATATTTGCTAGTAATAAAAAATATTCTAAATATCCTAGTCAATTGGTTTTAGAAAAGTTAGGTTTTGATGTCAATTATCCAGAAGACCTTAAGGATATATGTTGTGGTCAGATGTATAACTCAAAAGCTAATTATGCCCAACAATATAGAACTCAAGAATTGTTTAATAATCAAAACTTAGGTCAATATAATTATGTTGTGATAGATAATAGCTCTTGTGCTAGTTTTGCAAAACAACAAAATATAGTTTTAACTGATATAAATAGCTTTATTATAGAAAATATTGATACTACAAAACTTACCAAAAAGTTTAATAAGATAGCTCTTCATATTGATTGTTCAACCAGAAAACAAAATACCGATGAAAAATATATTAATTTTTTAAAGTTATGCTGTAATGAGGTTATACTACCAGAAAGAATTTACTGTTGTGGTTTTGCTGGCGATAAGGGTTTTACTACCCCAGAATTAAATGCAAGTAGCTTAAGTTCACTAGCAGACCAAATAAAAGGTTGCGATATAGGCGTAAGCTTCAATCGTAGCTGCCAGATCGGTCTTAGCTACCACTCTGGTATAGAATATATTTCTTTTGTTGAGTTAATTTTGGAATGTATCAGTTTAGATTTATAA
- the adk gene encoding adenylate kinase: MQIILLGAPGAGKGTQAKIIEQKYNIAHISTGDMIRETIKSGSEIGNQLKKILDSGQLVSDEFIIKIVKDRISKKDCKNGFLLDGVPRTIVQAEQLDKLGVNIDFIIEIDVDDKLLVERITGRRIHPASGRAYHVKFNPPKVEGKDDVTGEDLIIRSDDNEATVKERLSVYREQTSKLIEFYKNFKSNNTKTPEYIKINGDQLVEEVSQDIFNALD; the protein is encoded by the coding sequence ATGCAAATAATTCTCTTAGGAGCTCCAGGAGCCGGCAAAGGTACTCAAGCAAAAATAATTGAGCAAAAGTATAATATCGCACACATATCAACCGGTGATATGATTAGAGAAACTATAAAGTCAGGTAGTGAAATTGGTAATCAACTAAAAAAAATTTTAGACTCTGGACAGTTAGTATCCGATGAATTTATTATTAAGATAGTTAAGGATAGAATTTCAAAAAAAGATTGTAAAAATGGTTTTTTACTTGATGGTGTACCCAGAACTATTGTACAAGCTGAACAATTAGATAAATTAGGTGTAAACATCGATTTTATAATTGAAATAGATGTTGACGATAAGTTACTAGTAGAAAGAATAACAGGTCGTAGAATTCACCCTGCTTCCGGTAGAGCTTATCATGTAAAATTTAACCCTCCCAAAGTTGAAGGTAAAGACGATGTAACAGGCGAAGACTTGATTATCCGTTCTGATGATAATGAAGCAACAGTCAAAGAAAGACTTTCTGTATATCGTGAGCAAACTTCCAAATTAATAGAATTTTATAAAAACTTTAAATCAAATAATACAAAAACACCGGAGTATATAAAAATCAACGGTGATCAACTAGTTGAGGAAGTATCTCAAGATATTTTTAATGCGTTAGATTAG
- a CDS encoding type IV pili encodes MLSLLLEKKRKKAQKTVLGIEYDFTSLAAVKLDKKNQEYSLVCCSSDIFSEQAYFEGELISDYIGNVISNIILENKLGFFTRLGFVTYKDIDISKEEIVCDKKNSEIIVKEGVEFYLKEHFLKKKFPESYSDIAFDFDDELEEKGIITIYYIADTKITERLYNIAKKSKKAVSVCALDNIVISNFVQKLFLSEISQHATNSILFGLYTDKLCIYSFSPSGELRNYEAVKIFDTKITDATYVDEAIQLLLRFIDFMSLDFSDFSSQDNTVYIYGIKTNFEEIFELIKELSTKDCRILDPFVNIQKQNYKVDIKAPYRYVMPVAIAMMEAL; translated from the coding sequence ATGCTATCACTGTTACTTGAAAAAAAAAGAAAAAAAGCGCAAAAAACTGTTTTGGGTATAGAGTATGACTTTACTTCCTTAGCAGCGGTTAAGCTTGATAAAAAAAACCAAGAATATTCATTGGTTTGTTGCAGTAGTGATATATTTTCTGAGCAAGCATATTTCGAGGGGGAACTCATTTCTGATTACATAGGAAATGTAATTAGCAATATCATTTTAGAAAATAAACTTGGTTTTTTTACTAGATTGGGTTTTGTTACCTATAAAGACATAGATATATCAAAAGAAGAAATAGTATGTGATAAAAAAAACTCTGAAATAATTGTAAAAGAGGGTGTTGAATTTTACCTAAAAGAACATTTCTTAAAAAAGAAATTTCCAGAAAGTTACTCAGATATTGCTTTTGATTTTGATGATGAATTAGAAGAAAAAGGAATAATAACTATTTATTACATTGCCGATACTAAAATTACAGAGCGTTTGTATAACATTGCTAAAAAGTCTAAGAAAGCTGTTTCTGTATGCGCTCTTGATAATATCGTTATTAGTAACTTTGTGCAGAAACTGTTTTTATCGGAAATTTCACAACATGCTACTAATAGTATTTTATTTGGCCTATACACTGATAAATTATGTATATACAGTTTTTCTCCTAGTGGTGAACTTAGAAATTATGAAGCTGTGAAAATATTTGACACTAAGATTACAGATGCTACTTACGTTGATGAGGCTATTCAATTATTATTAAGATTTATAGATTTCATGTCTTTAGATTTTTCTGATTTTTCATCTCAAGATAACACTGTATATATTTATGGGATTAAAACAAACTTTGAAGAGATTTTTGAGTTAATAAAGGAACTTTCAACAAAAGATTGTCGTATTTTGGATCCATTTGTAAATATTCAGAAGCAAAACTACAAGGTAGATATTAAAGCTCCTTATCGATATGTAATGCCTGTAGCAATAGCTATGATGGAGGCATTATGA
- a CDS encoding PilN domain-containing protein, with amino-acid sequence MKPLNFIQDRHKKLQLTYIAIDIGFTALVAFFAMFTLSIILSWSSREDMRLEQYIQTKITELNKNSLQYQEVKKQRDKLIDVADNLANIKASQFYMLLGIEKISRAITDKLELSGITYIAPEDEVVLNGETKDLKLLSVFMKNLEVEFKIKKVELKNLGPEKNGQRSFSLQFKFGEENAFRGDSVK; translated from the coding sequence ATGAAACCATTAAATTTTATTCAAGATCGTCATAAAAAATTGCAGCTAACGTATATCGCTATTGATATAGGATTTACTGCTTTAGTCGCTTTTTTTGCGATGTTTACTTTATCTATCATCTTATCTTGGTCAAGTAGAGAAGATATGAGACTTGAGCAGTATATTCAAACTAAAATTACAGAGCTTAATAAAAATTCTTTACAGTACCAAGAGGTTAAAAAGCAACGTGATAAATTGATTGATGTAGCTGACAATCTGGCAAATATTAAAGCAAGTCAGTTTTATATGCTACTTGGTATAGAAAAAATATCTAGAGCTATAACAGACAAGCTTGAACTCTCAGGTATAACTTATATTGCTCCTGAGGATGAGGTTGTGCTTAATGGTGAAACAAAAGATCTAAAGCTACTTTCTGTGTTTATGAAAAACTTAGAGGTTGAATTCAAAATAAAAAAAGTTGAGTTAAAAAACCTTGGTCCTGAAAAAAATGGTCAGAGAAGTTTCTCTTTACAATTTAAATTTGGTGAAGAAAATGCGTTTAGAGGAGATTCTGTAAAATGA
- a CDS encoding type 4a pilus biogenesis protein PilO, whose protein sequence is MIDKLQSLLSNRYINKVIYAPLKFRLIAMLILLGLFSLIFYGIFVGPVLTNNASVENHINSMKEQIPLLIKKQKDLEKLKEQVEILEQSNRETKFSIPESHSVPIFLSSLNEAISSSGVTIIDLSPAGVEKNKYLDLYAINFRAKLSCSFPELIKLFIALVDMKDIAIITNIAIKREADGNLVVELNLQTYSRQGVGA, encoded by the coding sequence ATGATAGATAAGTTACAATCTCTCCTATCTAATAGATATATCAACAAAGTTATTTATGCCCCTTTAAAGTTTAGACTAATAGCAATGCTGATATTATTAGGGTTATTTTCATTAATTTTTTATGGTATTTTTGTTGGACCAGTGCTCACAAATAATGCTTCTGTTGAAAATCATATAAACTCTATGAAGGAACAAATCCCTTTATTAATAAAGAAACAAAAAGATTTAGAAAAATTAAAAGAGCAGGTTGAGATTTTAGAGCAAAGCAACCGTGAAACAAAATTTAGTATACCAGAAAGTCATTCTGTGCCTATATTTTTATCATCTTTGAATGAAGCTATAAGTAGTTCAGGTGTCACAATTATTGATTTATCACCAGCTGGTGTAGAGAAAAATAAATATTTAGATTTGTACGCTATAAACTTTAGGGCAAAATTAAGTTGCAGTTTTCCTGAGCTAATAAAGCTGTTTATAGCTTTGGTTGATATGAAAGATATAGCTATAATCACTAATATAGCTATTAAAAGAGAGGCTGATGGAAATCTAGTTGTAGAGTTAAATCTGCAAACTTACTCTCGTCAAGGAGTGGGGGCTTAG
- a CDS encoding pilus assembly protein PilP encodes MYFNFKIYVLRFLLILVFIVEGYSIAFANYAAKTKEIDNLIANKIQTTKSTEKLKVPEYKGDILTFERLSKIRNIFSMNHYLPFEKREILPQQESKVAKPKPIVTPPELEKIMNAKKTKLQTYPINTFSFKGMVYQDKNIWGVVENTREPAKPLYIKKGELIGPDYGEVEDITKEGVLISQWYKDMQNRVWKKTQVVIH; translated from the coding sequence ATGTATTTTAACTTTAAAATCTACGTGTTAAGGTTTTTGCTTATTTTAGTTTTTATCGTGGAAGGGTATAGTATAGCTTTTGCTAACTATGCCGCTAAAACAAAAGAAATTGATAATTTGATAGCAAATAAAATACAAACTACTAAAAGCACGGAGAAACTTAAAGTTCCTGAATATAAGGGCGATATTTTAACTTTCGAAAGGTTATCTAAAATACGTAATATTTTTAGTATGAATCATTATCTTCCTTTTGAAAAAAGAGAAATCCTACCACAACAAGAATCAAAGGTTGCTAAACCAAAACCTATAGTTACACCTCCAGAATTAGAGAAAATAATGAACGCTAAAAAAACAAAACTACAAACTTACCCTATAAATACCTTTTCTTTTAAAGGTATGGTTTATCAAGATAAAAACATATGGGGAGTGGTTGAAAATACTAGAGAACCTGCAAAACCTCTATACATCAAAAAAGGTGAGCTAATAGGCCCAGATTATGGAGAGGTTGAGGATATTACAAAAGAAGGTGTTTTAATAAGCCAATGGTATAAAGATATGCAAAATAGGGTTTGGAAAAAAACACAAGTAGTTATACATTAA